The following proteins come from a genomic window of Gottfriedia acidiceleris:
- a CDS encoding recombinase family protein, which produces MNILEKSNIASSINNVAIYLRISQEKKGENADTLLNHRTMLMEYAKECGWAYELYQEVLSGGKSELSERPQLQRMLNNIELYDGILVVELSRLSRNGLISEKVLQTCVDYNKPIITRERIYDLANSQSDVLMYRFGSLIASQEHSLIGARSKNNKLSMVKQGMHVSGTVPYGYKRNKNTKRLEIDEKSAEIIRYIFKLQNEGLGSYRIRDLLNAEGYKSATGKAFNLPSIRRIIRNPAYKGMVVFNDRKRVKQNGKYVYVNVNTIEVENAHPSIVTVAEWEKANSIRDARAETAKIIRERPSSVTGVTILKDLCYCQNCGRKLVICKNNRNASYYIKGCEYLMEDGTKCPNMGINVIYVEELVMEEVDKLRGEIELEIERLLTNDTTDLTINLEEQLIHINGKIEEQTKQFNKLIELAISGVFTVNEIASKKESITDTIELLNAEREELTDRLANTNTATATEKLSNVLSVLDDIENGNADPMEINTHLKRFIRKIYYRRMLEPDLKNLSPNNPIRRNSPFTIELEYL; this is translated from the coding sequence TTGAATATCTTAGAAAAAAGTAATATTGCTAGCAGCATAAACAACGTTGCCATTTACTTAAGAATATCTCAAGAGAAGAAAGGAGAAAATGCAGACACATTACTCAACCATAGAACCATGTTAATGGAATATGCTAAGGAATGTGGATGGGCATACGAACTGTACCAAGAAGTATTAAGCGGTGGTAAATCAGAGTTAAGTGAACGTCCACAACTACAACGCATGTTAAACAATATTGAATTATATGACGGAATATTGGTAGTAGAGCTAAGCCGTTTAAGCAGAAATGGGCTGATTAGTGAAAAAGTGTTGCAGACATGTGTAGATTATAATAAGCCAATCATTACAAGAGAACGAATTTACGATTTGGCAAATAGTCAATCCGACGTATTAATGTACCGTTTTGGAAGTTTAATTGCTTCACAAGAACACTCCTTAATTGGTGCGCGTAGTAAAAATAATAAGTTATCAATGGTTAAACAAGGTATGCATGTTAGTGGAACTGTCCCTTACGGTTACAAACGTAATAAGAATACTAAACGGTTAGAAATAGATGAGAAAAGTGCAGAAATTATTCGCTACATATTTAAGCTGCAAAATGAAGGATTAGGAAGTTATCGTATACGAGATTTACTTAATGCAGAAGGATATAAAAGTGCAACAGGTAAAGCGTTTAACTTACCGAGTATTAGACGTATCATTCGTAATCCAGCTTATAAGGGGATGGTAGTGTTTAATGATCGTAAGCGAGTTAAACAGAATGGTAAGTACGTTTATGTTAACGTTAACACAATAGAAGTAGAAAATGCACACCCCTCAATTGTTACTGTAGCAGAATGGGAAAAGGCAAACAGTATTCGAGATGCCAGGGCAGAAACGGCAAAGATTATTAGAGAACGACCTAGTTCTGTTACAGGTGTAACGATTTTAAAAGATTTATGTTATTGCCAAAACTGTGGTAGAAAGCTAGTTATTTGTAAAAACAATAGAAATGCAAGTTATTACATTAAAGGGTGCGAGTACTTAATGGAAGATGGTACTAAATGTCCCAATATGGGTATAAACGTTATTTATGTTGAAGAATTAGTAATGGAGGAAGTTGATAAGTTAAGAGGTGAAATAGAGCTAGAAATTGAACGCCTACTTACTAATGATACAACTGATTTAACAATCAATTTAGAAGAACAATTAATTCATATAAACGGAAAAATAGAAGAGCAAACAAAACAATTTAACAAATTAATTGAATTAGCTATTAGTGGAGTATTTACCGTTAATGAAATAGCAAGTAAGAAAGAATCAATAACAGATACAATTGAATTACTTAATGCAGAACGTGAAGAATTGACTGATAGGCTAGCAAATACTAATACTGCAACAGCAACAGAAAAGCTGTCTAATGTTTTATCTGTGTTGGATGATATTGAAAATGGTAATGCAGATCCTATGGAAATAAATACTCACTTAAAACGGTTTATACGTAAAATTTATTATAGACGTATGTTAGAACCAGATTTGAAAAACCTATCACCTAATAACCCGATACGTAGGAACTCACCGTTTACGATTGAATTAGAATACCTTTGA
- a CDS encoding DUF7668 domain-containing protein gives MKEELNYWGTLTIPPELAYENINYIEYNYGEGYAMEFELWIDNEESDLTLSCEAIIDQSDNVLSFSITNLHVL, from the coding sequence ATTAAAGAAGAACTAAATTACTGGGGGACACTTACAATCCCACCTGAATTAGCTTACGAGAATATTAACTATATTGAGTACAATTATGGCGAAGGATATGCAATGGAATTTGAACTTTGGATTGATAATGAGGAAAGTGACTTAACATTGTCTTGTGAAGCAATAATCGACCAATCAGATAACGTTTTATCGTTTTCAATCACAAATTTACACGTTTTATAG
- a CDS encoding histidine phosphatase family protein has protein sequence MKNKIHLYLIRHGETYLNRYKRMQGWADSPLTEEGKLVAIECGNRLSDIQFDRVYTSDSGRTVETAELILQQNSYEIPVIRKSKAFRESFFGSFEGEFSAVALGKVANDHGYSSFRELLRNRSLEDITNFIKESDPYHHAENYSELWNRIEKGLNELINENNKNDENVLIVTHGNTIRNIVKKFSEEFNIELEIKNASITILEYSSDTYKVISFNQ, from the coding sequence ATGAAAAATAAAATTCATTTATATTTAATTAGACATGGTGAAACTTATTTAAATCGTTATAAAAGAATGCAAGGATGGGCAGACAGTCCATTAACAGAAGAAGGAAAACTAGTAGCCATTGAATGTGGAAATAGATTATCAGATATCCAGTTTGACCGTGTATATACTAGCGATTCTGGTAGAACTGTTGAAACGGCAGAACTAATTTTACAGCAAAACAGTTATGAAATTCCTGTAATTAGAAAATCAAAAGCCTTCCGAGAATCCTTTTTTGGTAGTTTTGAAGGAGAATTCTCAGCAGTTGCTTTAGGTAAAGTTGCAAATGATCATGGCTATTCTTCCTTTAGGGAACTATTAAGGAATCGATCTTTAGAGGATATTACAAATTTTATTAAAGAGTCTGATCCATACCATCATGCCGAGAACTACTCCGAGCTTTGGAATCGAATTGAAAAAGGGCTAAATGAACTAATTAATGAAAATAATAAAAATGATGAGAATGTATTAATTGTCACTCATGGAAATACGATTCGTAATATAGTAAAAAAGTTTTCAGAGGAATTTAATATCGAATTAGAAATAAAAAACGCTAGTATCACAATCTTGGAATACTCATCTGATACTTATAAAGTTATTTCTTTTAATCAATGA
- a CDS encoding YjcZ family sporulation protein: protein MKGYSPYYGGGYGCGWGCGGGFALIVVLFILLIIIGASFVTC from the coding sequence ATGAAGGGTTATTCACCTTACTACGGCGGAGGCTACGGTTGTGGCTGGGGATGCGGCGGAGGATTTGCGTTAATCGTTGTATTGTTTATTTTATTAATTATCATCGGTGCATCTTTTGTAACTTGCTAA
- a CDS encoding NAD(P)/FAD-dependent oxidoreductase: MYDITIIGSGVSSIFLAYTLLQSNQKVLILEKGRSLEERACAIDKGGICNCDVCGKYYGFAGLGKSEGKFNYSSNFGGELAQKVGRENLEQLMKEVDDLLCLFGGDSVQKYSTVNEILAKKAEDCNLHMITTEVRHLGTRLSTEIFERLYHELTSRIDIRFEVDVRDIKKENHRFYLDTNLGKFESKNVVFATGRSGTEWLNEQCAFLGVKQGRTRLDLGIRVEMKEQQLRSILQDTFETKLAFEYDELISTTYCMNPKGRIVRKFQEGLVMPDGQNFKEKETGTTNLNFTLFTPKYFTSLKEANLYANKIIGEINNGLDRIVVQRLGDLLKGEPTTNVKMEKNSIKPTLDADCGDLKNEVPNLYLNILQGFLNQLEEFIGETIDEDTLLYGMDGKFYSPIIETNSNFQTSIEGLFVIGDCSGVTHSLSQAAASGIYLGKVLANKDQYCIN; this comes from the coding sequence ATGTATGATATTACAATTATCGGTTCAGGTGTAAGTAGCATTTTTTTAGCATATACATTATTACAATCAAATCAAAAAGTATTAATTCTTGAAAAAGGAAGGTCTTTAGAGGAAAGGGCCTGTGCTATAGACAAAGGCGGAATATGTAATTGCGATGTTTGTGGAAAATATTATGGCTTTGCAGGACTCGGTAAATCAGAAGGGAAATTTAACTATTCAAGTAATTTTGGAGGAGAATTAGCTCAAAAGGTAGGCAGAGAAAATCTTGAACAATTAATGAAAGAGGTTGACGATTTATTATGCCTTTTTGGAGGAGATTCTGTACAAAAATATTCGACTGTAAATGAAATTTTGGCTAAAAAAGCCGAGGATTGCAATTTACATATGATAACGACTGAAGTTAGACATCTTGGTACGCGTCTTTCAACTGAAATTTTCGAACGACTATATCATGAGCTAACTAGTAGGATTGATATTCGTTTTGAAGTTGATGTTAGAGATATTAAAAAGGAGAACCATCGATTCTATTTGGATACTAACTTAGGAAAATTTGAATCTAAAAACGTAGTATTTGCAACTGGTAGATCAGGAACAGAATGGTTAAATGAACAGTGTGCTTTCCTTGGAGTTAAACAAGGTAGAACTCGTTTAGATTTAGGGATTAGAGTTGAAATGAAAGAACAACAGCTTCGTTCAATTTTACAAGATACATTCGAAACGAAACTCGCTTTTGAATATGATGAATTGATTTCAACTACATATTGTATGAATCCAAAAGGAAGAATCGTTCGAAAGTTTCAAGAAGGATTAGTTATGCCTGATGGACAAAATTTTAAGGAAAAAGAAACAGGAACAACTAATTTAAATTTTACTTTATTCACACCTAAATATTTTACATCACTGAAAGAAGCAAATCTTTATGCCAATAAAATTATAGGGGAAATAAATAATGGCTTAGATCGTATCGTCGTTCAACGATTAGGTGATTTACTAAAAGGTGAGCCTACAACTAATGTGAAAATGGAAAAAAACAGTATAAAGCCAACATTAGATGCCGATTGCGGTGACCTTAAAAATGAAGTTCCGAATTTATATTTGAATATTTTACAAGGATTTTTGAATCAATTGGAAGAATTTATAGGAGAGACAATTGATGAGGATACACTTCTTTATGGAATGGATGGAAAGTTTTATTCACCGATTATAGAAACCAATTCAAACTTTCAAACGAGTATAGAAGGATTATTTGTAATTGGAGATTGCTCCGGAGTTACCCACTCGTTATCTCAAGCAGCGGCTAGTGGGATTTATTTAGGTAAGGTTTTGGCAAATAAGGATCAATATTGTATTAACTAG
- a CDS encoding DUF5412 family protein has protein sequence MIKLKVVIYTIIVISICIGAFYFFSSNQTNSITALEDVNIKNLDVIKQLESPDKKHKLTIYLNGGVFMKSDYSYIGQLSSKDKKEKEKFILWLPGEPFSIQWINNQEILVNQKQININSENYDFRNM, from the coding sequence ATGATAAAACTAAAAGTAGTCATATACACTATTATTGTAATTTCTATATGCATTGGTGCTTTTTATTTTTTTAGTTCTAATCAGACAAACTCCATTACAGCATTGGAGGATGTCAATATTAAAAATCTTGATGTAATTAAACAACTTGAATCTCCTGACAAGAAACATAAACTAACGATTTATTTAAATGGCGGAGTTTTTATGAAGTCAGATTATAGTTATATTGGTCAGTTGAGTTCTAAAGATAAGAAGGAAAAAGAAAAATTCATATTGTGGTTACCAGGTGAACCTTTTAGTATTCAATGGATAAATAATCAAGAAATATTAGTGAATCAGAAACAAATTAATATCAACAGTGAAAACTATGATTTCAGAAATATGTAA
- a CDS encoding L-lactate permease — protein sequence MLVNSFNPFDNLAISALVAAVPILLFLLCLTVLKMKGIYAALLNLGITIIIVLTIFKLPIGESIGSITQGTIQGLWPIGYIIVMAVWLYKITVESGKFDILRSSIVGISSDQRIQFLLIGFCFNAFLEGAAGFGVPIAICAVLLVSVGFKPLQAAMLCLIANGASGAFGAIGIPVGIIDTFGLHGVTSMKVSIMTALTLPIINFTIPFLLIWLIDGFKGIKEILPAILVTSVTYTVSQAIMTIFLGPELADIIPSLLTMGVLALFLKKWQPKNIFLLNEKEFKTESYSMADVIKAWSPFYLLTIFVLIWSLKSFKGLFAVGGALASTVIKFVVPGSSINVSIDLIGATGTAILLAGIVTIFSSKSINVRKGFALLKKTISEFWIPIIMICAIISIAKLMTYGGLTSALSQAVAHTGDAFPFLSPILGWIGVFMTGSVVNNNTLFAPIQVSAGNILGTNPSLLVSANTAGGVIAKLVSPQSIAIATAAVGETGNESKLTKMTLKYSFGLLAFVCIWTYILSFIY from the coding sequence ATGTTAGTAAATAGTTTTAATCCATTTGATAATCTTGCAATTTCTGCACTAGTAGCGGCTGTACCGATTCTTTTATTTCTTTTATGCTTAACAGTATTAAAAATGAAAGGTATTTATGCAGCGTTATTAAACCTTGGAATTACGATTATAATCGTACTAACGATCTTTAAATTACCAATTGGTGAATCAATCGGAAGTATTACCCAAGGAACCATACAGGGATTATGGCCAATTGGTTATATCATTGTTATGGCTGTGTGGTTATACAAAATTACAGTAGAATCTGGGAAGTTTGATATTTTACGTAGCAGTATAGTGGGTATTTCGAGTGATCAACGGATTCAGTTTTTATTGATTGGTTTTTGTTTTAATGCTTTTCTTGAAGGGGCAGCAGGTTTTGGAGTACCGATTGCTATTTGTGCGGTATTATTAGTTTCAGTCGGTTTTAAACCATTACAAGCAGCTATGTTATGTTTAATTGCGAATGGTGCATCTGGTGCGTTTGGAGCAATTGGAATACCAGTGGGAATTATTGATACATTTGGATTACATGGTGTAACTTCAATGAAAGTTTCAATCATGACTGCACTAACATTACCGATTATTAATTTTACGATTCCATTTCTGTTGATTTGGTTAATCGATGGATTTAAAGGAATTAAAGAAATTTTACCTGCAATTTTAGTAACGTCTGTTACTTATACAGTCTCTCAAGCAATTATGACAATCTTTTTAGGTCCAGAGTTAGCAGATATTATTCCTTCATTATTAACAATGGGTGTTTTAGCATTATTTCTTAAAAAATGGCAACCTAAAAATATTTTCTTACTAAATGAGAAAGAGTTTAAAACTGAATCTTATTCAATGGCTGATGTGATTAAAGCATGGTCACCATTTTATTTACTTACAATTTTCGTATTAATTTGGAGCTTAAAATCATTTAAAGGTTTATTCGCTGTTGGAGGTGCATTAGCTTCTACTGTAATAAAATTTGTTGTTCCAGGTTCTTCAATAAATGTCAGCATTGATCTAATCGGAGCAACAGGTACTGCAATACTATTAGCAGGGATAGTCACTATTTTCTCCTCTAAATCAATAAATGTAAGAAAAGGTTTTGCTCTACTAAAAAAAACAATCTCAGAATTTTGGATACCGATCATCATGATTTGTGCAATTATTAGTATCGCGAAATTGATGACATACGGAGGATTAACAAGTGCTTTAAGTCAAGCAGTTGCACACACTGGAGATGCATTTCCATTCTTATCTCCAATTTTAGGATGGATTGGGGTATTTATGACTGGTTCTGTCGTAAATAACAATACTTTATTCGCTCCAATTCAAGTTTCAGCAGGTAATATTTTAGGTACAAATCCTTCCTTATTAGTCTCAGCAAATACTGCAGGTGGGGTAATAGCAAAACTAGTTTCACCTCAGTCAATCGCAATCGCAACAGCTGCAGTAGGCGAAACAGGTAATGAATCAAAATTAACAAAAATGACTTTAAAATATAGTTTTGGATTACTAGCATTTGTTTGTATTTGGACATATATATTATCATTTATTTATTAA
- a CDS encoding Imm26 family immunity protein — MRKVSYPFLPKSNSFLIPGQFWAIPLKNNKFACGRVIEVSKEDKRGFLAGLMDWVGDEPPTSESIAGKKTLMQGDAHIKTIHETGFEGMVLGYRSLEEDDIVPDMFKSESVFSETCKLMKGYEKIRPINKEEWEKYSTFSTWGYLVIKNLAEDFFCKTQ; from the coding sequence ATGCGAAAAGTATCTTATCCATTCTTACCAAAGTCAAATTCATTTTTAATTCCAGGACAATTCTGGGCAATTCCATTAAAAAACAACAAATTCGCATGTGGTCGTGTAATAGAAGTTTCAAAGGAAGATAAACGAGGATTTTTGGCAGGATTAATGGACTGGGTAGGTGATGAACCGCCAACTTCAGAATCAATTGCAGGAAAAAAGACTTTAATGCAAGGTGATGCTCATATAAAAACTATCCATGAAACAGGTTTTGAAGGGATGGTGCTAGGCTACCGTTCACTAGAAGAAGATGATATCGTTCCTGATATGTTTAAATCAGAAAGTGTATTTTCTGAAACCTGTAAATTAATGAAAGGCTACGAAAAAATTCGCCCAATAAACAAAGAAGAATGGGAGAAATACTCCACATTTTCAACCTGGGGTTATCTTGTTATTAAAAATTTAGCAGAGGATTTTTTCTGTAAAACACAATAA
- a CDS encoding PadR family transcriptional regulator, translating into MDINKEVLKGHIDTIILSLLHTKEMYGYELAKYVREKSDEQFELKEGTLYLSLKRLEKNDWISSYWGEEQGPGGRRKYYSLTALGKENFELKRKEWFFVKRIIDSFIEGSDSK; encoded by the coding sequence CTGGATATTAACAAAGAGGTTCTAAAAGGTCACATTGATACAATCATACTTTCACTCTTACACACGAAAGAAATGTATGGATATGAGTTGGCGAAGTATGTACGTGAAAAAAGTGATGAACAATTTGAATTAAAAGAAGGAACTCTTTACCTTTCTTTAAAACGCTTAGAAAAAAATGATTGGATTTCTTCTTACTGGGGAGAAGAACAAGGACCTGGTGGAAGACGAAAGTATTATAGCCTTACTGCATTAGGTAAAGAGAATTTTGAACTAAAACGTAAGGAATGGTTCTTTGTTAAACGAATTATCGATTCATTTATTGAAGGGAGCGATTCAAAATGA
- a CDS encoding permease prefix domain 1-containing protein: MKQIDAFVDSVYLNAGGNRKEIQELKAEMKSHLLEAVYELKSEGKSEQEAIKRAIERFGGEKEMRSIVGQLFQAQKTFAKWVLYCSIAFLLIFLSIFGFVWQYEEQHSHELSVIATQIADELANKEKVSPESKKEIAKLVESKDFISKVSIYSSKKVRTQGEDWDTLNLVKPDYQYKKNVWAPEWLVPDFYPSGSANKDWYVEMEHRSFGSFSGYVLLAGLVIYWTLFTIWATVNAYHNKRLKTGWVIVFALFNVLGYLVYRYQFVFRKFKTIVIR; the protein is encoded by the coding sequence ATGAAACAAATTGACGCATTTGTCGATTCGGTTTATCTAAATGCTGGTGGAAATCGGAAGGAAATCCAAGAGTTAAAAGCAGAGATGAAAAGTCATTTGTTAGAAGCTGTTTACGAATTAAAATCAGAGGGAAAGTCCGAACAGGAAGCTATTAAACGTGCTATTGAGCGTTTTGGTGGAGAAAAAGAAATGCGTTCAATAGTTGGTCAATTGTTTCAAGCACAAAAAACTTTTGCCAAGTGGGTTCTATACTGTTCCATAGCTTTTCTTTTAATATTTTTATCAATCTTTGGGTTCGTTTGGCAATACGAAGAACAACATTCACACGAACTTTCAGTAATCGCTACACAAATAGCAGACGAATTAGCCAACAAGGAGAAAGTTTCTCCAGAATCGAAAAAAGAAATAGCAAAATTAGTAGAAAGTAAGGACTTTATTTCTAAAGTTAGCATTTATAGTTCAAAGAAGGTAAGAACCCAAGGAGAGGATTGGGATACTTTGAACTTAGTGAAACCAGACTATCAATATAAAAAAAACGTCTGGGCTCCTGAATGGTTAGTTCCCGACTTTTATCCTTCTGGAAGTGCAAATAAAGATTGGTATGTCGAAATGGAACACAGAAGCTTTGGTTCTTTTTCAGGTTATGTGTTATTAGCTGGATTAGTTATCTATTGGACTCTATTTACGATTTGGGCAACTGTCAATGCGTATCATAATAAACGATTAAAGACTGGCTGGGTCATTGTGTTTGCTTTGTTTAATGTGTTAGGATATTTAGTTTATAGATATCAATTTGTCTTTAGAAAGTTTAAAACAATAGTAATTAGATAA
- a CDS encoding LCP family protein, protein MSKFFRICLLSFLVFLLTSCQIKPSNHGQSQLNPISEQKMSFKNKLLKNSLFFLVIGVDSRGEKNSRSDSIAVVQYNVEDRTLKVASILRDSYVKIKGYKYGYGKINQAYYIGGEKLLKETIYNNLGIPIDHTVIIDFKGFVGIVDTLVPEGITVNVSQSIINDMNLKIKPGKNKLHGEQLLKYVRFRHDHDNDFGRVQRQQEVLLKVVSAVKEKLNTFGGIARVPLLLDETTKYVSTDLKLDEILSLVSIAFSQPIEKIDRLSIPVNAGFTNETVEHSGAVLKLNFSKNRQTIKQFFKAPAPVINSKNSNKKLKNK, encoded by the coding sequence ATGTCAAAGTTCTTCCGAATATGCCTTCTTTCTTTTCTTGTTTTCCTTTTGACCAGTTGTCAAATTAAACCATCAAATCATGGCCAAAGCCAATTAAATCCAATAAGCGAGCAAAAAATGAGCTTTAAAAATAAACTTTTAAAAAACTCATTATTTTTCCTTGTTATAGGAGTTGATTCTCGGGGTGAAAAAAACTCACGTTCAGATAGTATTGCAGTAGTTCAATATAATGTTGAAGACCGGACTTTAAAAGTTGCATCAATATTAAGGGATTCATACGTTAAAATTAAAGGATATAAGTATGGTTACGGAAAAATTAATCAGGCCTATTATATAGGTGGAGAAAAACTATTAAAAGAAACAATTTATAATAATCTCGGTATTCCAATTGACCATACGGTTATTATCGATTTTAAAGGTTTTGTTGGGATTGTAGATACACTTGTTCCAGAAGGTATAACAGTAAATGTTAGTCAATCAATCATTAATGATATGAACTTAAAAATAAAACCTGGAAAAAATAAACTACATGGTGAACAGCTCTTAAAATACGTACGTTTTAGACATGATCATGATAATGATTTTGGCAGAGTTCAAAGACAGCAAGAAGTATTGTTAAAAGTCGTAAGTGCCGTTAAAGAAAAGTTAAATACGTTTGGTGGAATCGCTAGAGTACCTCTTTTATTAGACGAAACAACAAAATATGTTTCAACTGACTTAAAATTAGATGAAATACTTTCGCTTGTTTCCATTGCCTTTTCTCAGCCAATTGAAAAAATTGATCGCTTAAGTATTCCTGTAAATGCTGGCTTTACAAACGAAACTGTTGAACATTCAGGGGCAGTACTAAAATTAAACTTTTCTAAGAACAGACAAACCATTAAGCAATTTTTTAAAGCACCTGCACCAGTAATAAATAGTAAAAATAGTAATAAAAAGTTGAAAAATAAATGA